A region from the Aegilops tauschii subsp. strangulata cultivar AL8/78 chromosome 5, Aet v6.0, whole genome shotgun sequence genome encodes:
- the LOC109786072 gene encoding uncharacterized protein has protein sequence MEAAKERREQQERKAAGAGEGADSVQLPTETSPYVQYKKDDGLEDYKMRAYGAQGHLPVSDVPHSSGTDAPTIPGTALPTEHLNLHGRQQPQRGAQGGGAGVRRTDDDEAGTDTINRHGVP, from the coding sequence ATGGAGGCGGCGAAGGAGAGGCGGGAGCAGCAGGAGCGGAAGGCCGCCGGCGCAGGCGAGGGAGCCGACTCGGTGCAGCTGCCGACGGAGACGAGCCCGTACGTGCAGTACAAAAAGGACGACGGCCTGGAGGACTACAAGATGCGGGCCTACGGCGCGCAGGGCCACCTCCCCGTCTCCGACGTCCCCCATAGCTCCGGCACCGACGCGCCCACCATCCCCGGCACCGCGCTCCCGACCGAGCACCTGAATCTGCACGGGCGCCAGCAGCCGCAGCGGGGTGCCCAGGGAGGAGGCGCTGGCGTTCGCCGCACCGACGACGACGAGGCTGGCACCGACACCATCAACCGCCACGGCGTGCCGTAG